taaaaggccaaaaaaactgaacaatatgtctcttctctaaacttagctttatTTCAGTATGCTCTAAACGTACGGCACTGCTAGTTCAATAGAGCACATTAACTTTCATACTATTGAGCACGTTAAGGCTTAGTTTAAAACCTTGTGCCCTCCATTCTTTACTCTCGGCAAGACAGGTCACTAACTGACACGATTCtatagtcagagagacaagatgtAGTTAGAATATTCAAACTCAATTCAAGAGctcttttcaccatccccttgctatgtgtgtgtttgtcctcatctgccaggcTCATCTTGTAGATGGTACTGAcgatgttgggttcaagaggctcccaaaagccGAACTGGGAGCTGGAGCTGACCTGCACCGTCACACATCCATGTTAAGCTGGTTtgcccttgagcgaggccctttacctaaaaaattgctccaggggtgctataAAATGGCTGACCCAATGCTCTGACTCCCAGAATGTAATTTGCCCTCGAGCTATAGCAGagtatatcaaattaaaatgaaaaatctagTTTTGCGTGGCAGTGAACCTGACCCTATCTTCGGCAAAATTCATTGGAAAGCTGGAAGCAACCAACCAACCGGCACATCGTAGGAAAACTTGAGAATTTGGAGAAAAAGcaccacacagacacaaaaacaaCGTGCAACATCCACACAGGCAGTGAAAAGGCCAGGATATGACTCTGGAGAAGTGAAGCAGGATCACTAAGCACTAGCACACGGGGACACCCTAATTTATATTTTaccttttgctaaaatattagatGAGCACAAAAAACTAACAAAGAAGACCATTGATGTTCATTTAATCAAGAttatgatcacctcaataaaagTATGGATCATTGTTAAGCGAGAAAAAAGCAAAGCAGGTCAATGCAACAGACATGGTAGATGGTTTCCTAAACAAATGCAAGTTCAAATAAACGCACAACTTACCAGGCAGAGGCGCACATCTCTTGTACACGGTAACCTTCTTTGATGCAAGAGTAACGTCTTTGCCTTTAACTTGTGTGACAATAAACTCTTCGTAGGGTGGGATAAGCACTTCAGATTCATTTTGATAAacagaatattttgaaatatctgcccCATGGCATGTTTTGATACTGAAAAATGTTCCTTTGCCAAATCTTCTTGCTACTGTAATATTTGTAGATGTTGATGCAAATCTTCCAAATCGGAAAGCATCTTTTACTTTTGGTCGTATCTCTACTTTAACTCCTCTGTAAACCCTGATGCAGTTTCTTCCTTTGAGGGTCTGGATAGCCTTGGTGAGCAGGAAATGCATGGACCTGTAGTACTTCTTTGTCACCGAATCCACACCAGATTGCACCGCGTTGTTCAGCTCAGAATAGAATTTATTTGTTGTGTATGCCCTAACAGCCAGGGCGGTGTAGTTGTCCAAACCAGATCTATTTCTTGAGTGCCAGTGTTTGATCGATTCATTCCAGCCTGATGACAGGTTTTTGTTCTTACTTAACTCATAATTCAAGTAACGCTCTCtaatttccttttctctttctccttggcACCCATTATAATCATCATCATAGGAATTTTCATGCATGTGTGGATTCTAAAACAAGACAGAAAGTAGAATCAAAAGGATGATCACTCAGAACAAGCGCTTCTGCATTTTTGCAATTAGGTTCAGTAATGTATGGGTGGATTAACGGTTTAA
This genomic window from Polypterus senegalus isolate Bchr_013 chromosome 4, ASM1683550v1, whole genome shotgun sequence contains:
- the LOC120528038 gene encoding ecto-ADP-ribosyltransferase 5-like isoform X2, which gives rise to MSPSAVSTALLLLFLIFVDEASLNPHMHENSYDDDYNGCQGEREKEIRERYLNYELSKNKNLSSGWNESIKHWHSRNRSGLDNYTALAVRAYTTNKFYSELNNAVQSGVDSVTKKYYRSMHFLLTKAIQTLKGRNCIRVYRGVKVEIRPKVKDAFRFGRFASTSTNITVARRFGKGTFFSIKTCHGADISKYSVYQNESEVLIPPYEEFIVTQVKGKDVTLASKKVTVYKRCAPLPEPRKTLAFMKGYAQRRSAGLTWKRARPIARAKSKVPAKGKVNAFLHFSNSNRLI
- the LOC120528038 gene encoding ecto-ADP-ribosyltransferase 5-like isoform X1, giving the protein MSPSAVSTVLLLLFLIFVDEASLNPHMHENSYDDDYNGCQGEREKEIRERYLNYELSKNKNLSSGWNESIKHWHSRNRSGLDNYTALAVRAYTTNKFYSELNNAVQSGVDSVTKKYYRSMHFLLTKAIQTLKGRNCIRVYRGVKVEIRPKVKDAFRFGRFASTSTNITVARRFGKGTFFSIKTCHGADISKYSVYQNESEVLIPPYEEFIVTQVKGKDVTLASKKVTVYKRCAPLPEPRKTLAFMKGYAQRRSAGLTWKRARPIARAKSKVPAKGKVNAFLHFSNSNRLI